CACCGATGTCATTGTGAGTTCCGACGCAAGTAAACACGGCGAGCAGTTTTCGTTGATCGCAGAAATTTATTGCGAAGAGGGCGTCAGCGACCACTCGAATCTGGATGTTCTCGGCGAAATTCAAAGCGCCTGCGCGGGCCTTCCGCCGTATAAGATGATCTCGAAAGTCGTCATCCGCACGGAACCGTTCCCCAAGACCACGACCAACAAAATCAAGCGCAACTATGCGAGTTAAGCGCTAAAGATAGGGAGCTGCGATCTCGGCGCACCATTCGGACCGGAAATGTTAATTTAAAAACTCAAAAAGCCGTGTGCAATCATCAAATGCATACGGCTTTTATTTCCGAACCGAATTCGTCTATTCTTGAAACTACTATTGCGATTTTCCTTTTTTGCTTAAATCTACCTTAAGATAAAATTACCAAACCGTTTTTATTTTATCATGAATCCGGAGAAAAATCAAACTTCGCTTTTTGAATTTTTTTAATTTTTAAAACGGCGAAAAATGAGAATTCAAAACACGGAGCGCTTTCCATGTGAAATGGCATACATTTGCGCGTTTTGGGACAATTCAAAAGTCGTTTTTGCGCATACTAACCGACGGAATCTCTTTGAGATTTCATATTGATTTTGTCAAAATAAATAAACAGGCAGGTGTGAATTTGAAACAAAAATTCAAAACGACATTGTCGGTTCTTTTGGCATCAATTTTGCTGTTTATGATATCGGTCTTCCCGATGGCCGCGCAGACCGCCACTTATAAAGTGGTCAAAGGTGACACCCTATGGAAGATTGCCGTCAAGTATCAGGTGGGCGTCAGTGAGATCATCGCGCTCAACCCGCAGATTACAAATCCCGCTCTGATCTACCCCGATCAAGTCATCAAGATCCCGCTGCCGGACGCCCAGCAACTGGCGTATGAGCAAAAGGTCGTGGACCTGGTGAACCAAGCCCGAAAGTCCAACGGTCTGAAACCGCTGACCATCAACTGGCAGCTGGCACGCGTTGCCCGCTATAAGGCGCAGGATATGCACGATAAGCACTATTTTTCGCATACGAGCCCGACTTACGGCTCGCCGTTCGATATGATGAAAGCCTTCGGCATCACTTACCGAAGTGCAGGTGAAAACATTGCGATGGGTTATACAACTCCGCAAAGCGTCTTCGACGGTTGGATGAACTCTCCGGGACATCGGGCGAATATTCTGAACGCAAGTTACACTCAGATCGGCGTCGGTTTCTTCGAAGAGGGCTATTATTGGTCCCAGATGTTCATCGGGTAATCATTTAATAATTTTTTATCGCCGCTCCGTCACCCGGGCGGCGTTTTTATGACGAATGAATTGACATTGCTCTGCCCAAATGATAGGATAACAACGAAATCATTTTAAAGAATTTGAATTCACGTAAGAGGAAAGGAAACCTTTATGACCGGTCAAAAATTCGATAAAGATGCCTGTATAGCCCTCTTGCGCGAAAAACAACAGTCGCTTTCCGAAAAGAGGCTTAAGCGTTATCCTCAGCGCGGTGATTTTTCAGTCGAAGAAATTGTTGCAATCAAAGCGTATTTCGGCCCATGGCCGCGGGCGCTCGAAGCTGCCGGTTTAAAACCGCCGCGCCCAATTGACCCAAAGCGGAAAGCAAGACGATAACATTTTGCTTGAATAGAAATGAAAAACAAAATGCGGCCAATCTAGCAAAAACCGGGCGTCACGACATCGGACGCCCGGTTTATTTTTTAAAAAGGTATACAATAGACTTCAAGAGATGGTTGCCAACAAATCCTCCGTAATTTCCTGCATTTGGCACAAGTCCACCTGATTGCTGTTCATTAAATCGACCAGTGTGTCTGCAGTTTCACGCGAAGTCGTAACGTCCCGGAGCATGCATATCCCACTCCGGAAACGCTCCCGCCCAATAATCGCATAACCCTCATGCGATCCCGCCTGGCAGTCCGTGTACTTTTCGCAAGCTGTTTTGTACTGAAATTTGCCGAAACTCAACATGACTTTTTTGCTCCATTCGAAATTTTGTTTTGTTTTTTAGTGAATGCACGGTGAAACCCCGTTTCATCCGGTCATTTGCGGCTGCAGCCTGCACTGCTTAATATTGGGACCGGATACCATGGTTTTCCCCTCTGCATATATAAACAATCGAAAAGGCCGTTTTCTTACATTTCAATAAAAAAATTGTTAAAAAATATTTCGACATATTTCGACAAATAGATGAAAAATATACCTTACGGCTTTAAATAGCCATATTTTAACTTTTATCAGAAAGAGATTTCCATTTATTTTACAGCAGGATTATCACTCTCATCCTTTTACTGATCTTCGACATGCGAATAGATCAGATAAAAGGCGCGTTCTTCAACCGAAAATATAAGCAGTTTACGATTGAAAACTACTTCTCGACCGGCCTATTTAACCGTTTCGAGCTCATTTCCGACGAAACCGCTTTCATAAATATATGGGTTTTTAATGATTTTATTTTTTCTTACGATATCAAATTCCTTTGACCAGCGCGGCGCCTGCGGCCAGCGACATCAGAATAATAACCGCCACTGCGGCGACTCTGAATATTATGGCGGCGACATACCGACGGTGTTTTTTTACAAACCCCTCCGGATGGCGCAGCATCTGTTCTTTCCGTGTTAAATACCGTTTGCTGAACGAGACATTTTCACCTTCTGCTTTCTCAATGACACCCGCATAGTCAGAAAGCAGCGAGTCCGTCAGCGCCTCTTTCAGTACCGCATCCAATTGATCGCCCATTTTTTAATCCTCCCAATCGGATTTTAAGGGAACTTTTCCCCTTCACTATATAAAACAATTAAGAAGGCTGTTTTCTGACACCTGATAAAAATTTATTTGGAAATTTTCGTATTTTGGAGTTGATTTATATTTTCCTCTCTCATCAGTTTACGAATTAACATTTCTTTACCTCGCTTGATGCGGGTTCCGAGGATTTTTTCTTCGATATTGAGTTCCCGTTCGATCTCTTCATAACTCCACTCGCACACAATGCGCAGATATAAAACATCTTCATACACCGATGGCAATTCTCTTATTGACTCTTTCAGCCGTCGGTAATTGATCTCATTTTTAAAACCTTCAATCGTTCTGTCTGTTTCCGCCGCATACCAATCCTGTGGGTTAAAATACTCCACCTGGGATTCTCTTTTCGCGGTATTGAGCGAGATGTGTCTGACGACAACAATCAGCCAGGCCTTCAATTCCTCTTCGTTTTTTCGTTTCAGTTCCGAAAGATGCTCAATCGCTTTGACAAAAGCGTCCTGAACCGCTTCCTCCGCCTTTTCCTTAGAATGCAGAATCCGGTTTGCAATCACAAGCATCAGTTTTTCGTTTTTTTCATAAATTTGCGCGAAAAACAACCGGTCATCTCCGTTGTCAGCCAAAGTCAATAATGTTATAAGCATGATTAACCCCATTTACACCTTAATGCCTGTTCCCTCTGTATGATATCATAAGAAGGGCCGGTTATCAAGGCGGGTGATGCGGCGAAAAAGGGATATGCGGTAATCTCCGCATATCCCTCATTCTCATTGATGATATTTATTTCATTCAGCCTTTAATGTGTTTCATCGTCAATTCCGTCATCTCTTCAACCGAGACCGTTCCGACGCCGAAAATCGAAGTGTCCACTTTTTCGTTGAATACCGAGGTCCAGTGTTTCGGAATGCCCGCCGCGCCGATCGCCATGCCGACAATCGAGCCGACGGTCGCGCCGTTGCAGTCGGTGTCAAATCCGGTCTGTACCGCAAGGCAGATTGACTTCCCGAAATCAAGCCCCCCGAAAATCAAGGCGGAAACCACAATCAGCGCATTCGAAATCGTGTGACACCAGTGATATCCCGTACCCTCGTCATAGTTTTTATGAATCCACGCCATGCAGGTCTCGGCGTTCTCTCCGTTGTCGATCATAGCAAGCAGTTTTTGAATCTCGTCATAAAGCCGCGAGGTTATCGGAATCTGCCGCAGTCCCGCGTTGATGATCTTCCGAACGTCGCTTGTCACCGCCGCATCGGCAATCATCGCCGCGACGAACATCTCGCCGTAGATGCCGTTTTTCACATGCGAAATCGAGGCATCCCGCCACGCCATATCGGCGGCCTCGACCGGATCACCGGGGTTTATATAGCCGAAATAGTCGGCCCGAATCTGCGCGCCGATATATTCGCGGAACGGATTTTTAATAATCGCCGAAACCGGCGGATAAAAACCGTTTACAAAGTTGACAAATGCCACCCGCTCGGCGGTGCAGTAGGCGTCCTTCGGCTGATTCGCGAGCCAGCATTTTGCCACGTCGATCGGTTGAAATTCCCGCCCGTATTTTTGGAGCAGCCGGGTCGCCGCCATCACGGTGTAATTGGTGTCGTCGTCGGACGGCGCATTCGGAATGGTCTTTGCATAACTGCGCTTTTTAATCGGGAACGTATATTTCGTTGCAATCTCATCGGTGATCTCATCGGCCGTTATATAGCGATGCATCGGATAGTTCCCGGTCTCTTTGAGCAGCGGAATCAGTTCTTTTGTACGAATACCCTCAATGGGTTTCCCGAGCAAACAACCCGCAATTCTCCCAAGCCATGCGCCCTTGATTTTCTCTTTCAATGTTTTTATGTCAACCGGAGCGGCTTTGTCCGAACTGCCCTCACATAATGCCTTGATACCTTCTAAATCGGACGGCTCGTTAAACTTGTAGCCCTCCTGCTTTTTGCAGCTCTTCAAAAGCCCGTATAAAATCTCG
This window of the Oscillospiraceae bacterium genome carries:
- the safA gene encoding SafA/ExsA family spore coat assembly protein, whose product is MISVFPMAAQTATYKVVKGDTLWKIAVKYQVGVSEIIALNPQITNPALIYPDQVIKIPLPDAQQLAYEQKVVDLVNQARKSNGLKPLTINWQLARVARYKAQDMHDKHYFSHTSPTYGSPFDMMKAFGITYRSAGENIAMGYTTPQSVFDGWMNSPGHRANILNASYTQIGVGFFEEGYYWSQMFIG
- a CDS encoding sigma-70 family RNA polymerase sigma factor, encoding MLITLLTLADNGDDRLFFAQIYEKNEKLMLVIANRILHSKEKAEEAVQDAFVKAIEHLSELKRKNEEELKAWLIVVVRHISLNTAKRESQVEYFNPQDWYAAETDRTIEGFKNEINYRRLKESIRELPSVYEDVLYLRIVCEWSYEEIERELNIEEKILGTRIKRGKEMLIRKLMREENINQLQNTKISK
- a CDS encoding ADP-ribosylglycohydrolase family protein yields the protein MTIGSKIAALRAKAGLTQEELADILHVSRQAVQKWESDTTRPELDKLVAIAEYFNVTLDGLVCAKTAANNDEELRFNREFVPSYADMHGWEVYSANIHIECVQMADEGYDIEPYKKLANEISLLPPGKAREEMAEILYGLLKSCKKQEGYKFNEPSDLEGIKALCEGSSDKAAPVDIKTLKEKIKGAWLGRIAGCLLGKPIEGIRTKELIPLLKETGNYPMHRYITADEITDEIATKYTFPIKKRSYAKTIPNAPSDDDTNYTVMAATRLLQKYGREFQPIDVAKCWLANQPKDAYCTAERVAFVNFVNGFYPPVSAIIKNPFREYIGAQIRADYFGYINPGDPVEAADMAWRDASISHVKNGIYGEMFVAAMIADAAVTSDVRKIINAGLRQIPITSRLYDEIQKLLAMIDNGENAETCMAWIHKNYDEGTGYHWCHTISNALIVVSALIFGGLDFGKSICLAVQTGFDTDCNGATVGSIVGMAIGAAGIPKHWTSVFNEKVDTSIFGVGTVSVEEMTELTMKHIKG